In the genome of Synchiropus splendidus isolate RoL2022-P1 chromosome 13, RoL_Sspl_1.0, whole genome shotgun sequence, the window GGTAAGCCAGGATGGTCCCGACCCAGTGAGGTTCGTACACCTACCCGGTGCTCAGGCGTTAAAAATGGCTTCTTCTCTGGCACTCTTATGACTTCCTCTGACCTTGTTCTGTCCAGAAGTTCCCCTCTAGCTTCCTGTGTGTCCCCACTACGCTCTGTTTCTCCTGTGCCCCCTCCTCGCTCCTCCTTAGTTGCTGTTTCACAATGTTCTACTGTGCCTGCTGGTTCGACAGGAACATCTTGTCCTGTGGATCCTGGAATCTGATTGGCAGCTTCACCGTCAGCGGGGTTGGCCAGTCTTGGGTTCTCAGTGTTTGAGGCTTCACCCTCCCCGACAGCTAATGAAGGCGGCTCAGAACGTGACTCTGGCCCGGACTGATTCAAGCTCAAGTCACGCAGCTCCTGAGCCTTCTCATCCTCTGTTGGAGTGTCTATCGCCCCGCACTGAGGAGGACTGCCATTTTGATTGACTGAACTATCTGAGCTGTTTTCCTCATGTAGCGGCGGCAGCGGGCCCTGTCGCATCTGATTCTCCATTTCTCTCTTACAAATTGGACATTCCTCCTCTAAATCCGCACCCAGGTCTTGCAGAAGCTCGCCGTCGCTCCCGGTGGACGCTTTATTAGGGTCAGCGGGATCTCTTCGCAAGGTCTGGCATATGTCCTCGTAGTCTGGAGGGCTGGTTAATGTTGACGCGTCCTGCATGGGCTGTCTGTCCGCCCAGGGAACCTCTGCTGCAGCGGTGTTTGTTGTCGGACTGAAGTCGCTGAGTGGCGTCTCAATGGGTTCGTCCGACAGGTCCAGTTTCACCGTCCTGCCGTCATTGCTGCGCCTGCGTGAGAGATGCGACATGACCCTGTATTCTCTGAAGCCTGTTTCCCGAGGTGGCACAGGAAGCTCCTCTCTGAGCTGCTTGCTGAAGGTAACAGACTTCGTGGCCGGTCTGGAAAAGGCGCTTTTGACCTCCCTGTATTCCGGGTCGACAGACCAGCTTACTGCGCTGCGTCTAAGGCTGCTGGGCTTGTTGAGTGGTTCTGACGTCAGTCGGATTTTGATACGCTCTGGAATTTGAACAGAGCCACTGGGAACTTTATTGCTGGCAGTGCCGAGCTCCAGGATGTCTTTGTAGGCTTCGTTGAGATCCTCAATGCACTTGTCAACACTGGGTTGCTTGTTGCACTGTTTCTGCTGTTGCTCTTGGACTTCCTTCTTTATCGTCTCCAGCTCCTTGACGGCGTCCCATGGTCGTTGACTCACCGGCTTCAGCAGAAACTCCGGGACTTCGATGGCTTCCTGCCCGCTGATGGCCGCTGGTTGGATCTCATCCACGTTTCCTGAGGGCGTCACTGCTGGTTGCTGAGCTGTGCTCTTATTCAGCTGGCTGGAGAAGGTGGCGGTCAGAGAGAAGGCGCTGTTGCTGGAGAGTTTTAGACTCTTCACTCCCTTTATGGGAAACGTGAAGGCAGAGCCCACAGCAGTAGGATCAGGTGGAACGTCAGTGCCGGCAGGAAGAGGTTCTTCTTGTGCTTCCTTGTTTTGAGAGGCGGGATCTTGAGCCTCGGGGCTAGTTTGAGTCTCCTGGTCTCGATACTGGTTGGCAGGCCACGACCCTGAAAGTTTTAACTCTTTGTAGTGATTGATTTTGGGGGGTCTGCAGGGaagttttttaaacattttactgcTCGCCCTGCTGCTCGTCTTACTGCTGGCAAAGCTTCCCGTTAGTGCCTGCAGCTCGGCCTCAGCTGAAGATGTGCTTTGGAGACTTTGGTTTGTCAAGTGGCCGGTCTTGTTGTCACAAGGACTGTCTGCGGGGTCCGGTGACTtctcgttgttgttgttttgatcaCGTATTATTGTTCCGGTGGGCTGCGGAGTTACAGGCACCGACACCAGACAAAATATCGTCTCGCTCAGTCTCTTTTTCAGATTCTTGGATTTCTCcttttctttctccttctccttttctttctctttctccttctctctttctttctctttctcccgCTCTTTCTCCTGAACTTCCAGTGGTTCCACTTTCGTGACTTCCGGCGCTGTTTCGGAGGCGACCTGCTCAGCTGGCTTGCACGGGGGAGGCGGTGGTTTACCCAGGATCGACGAAGGGAAAAACTGGCTCCGGCTTTGTTCCAACGCTACATTGTCACTCTTCTTGGTTAAACCCCTGTTGCACCATCGGAGGTTATTTTCCGCTTCACTAGCAGCTGTTTTGCGAGCGTCTGTCACGGGAGCAGGACCCTGCTGGGGAGGAAAGGCACTGTCATGGGTAGATTGTCCTAAATTTTTAGCGGACGGAATCTCTTTGTTGATGTTCCGGATTTTGTCTGAGTCAGTGAGAGAAATTCCGCTGGGACCACCTGAGATTTGTTTCGCTCGTATGTCCTCGATGGGTAAAGACCGAGGCTGACTTGGTACGTCGTCATACCCAGAATGGACCTGCCTCCGATAAGTCGATCCGCGATCTCCGTAATGTCCCACCCATGAACTACTCGCCTGTCGGGAAAGCCACCTCCCCGGATCGGAACTTGGCATATGCATGGATTCCGACCTCCACCGCAGGTTCACCACTTCATTGCGATTGATTGAAACTGCTCTGGGCGGCGGGACCCTTCTGTATGATGGGGGAGGGATGTAGCCCGGTGGCTCCATACCTGTCAGGGACTGTTGTGCAAAATAGTCGTGCCTCAGCTCTCCACCCCTGTGATAGTACAGAGACCTGTCTTTTTGTTTAAAACCCTGGTCTATGGCGAGCATTTCTGCGCTACCCCTAGTCTGCTGGTGAATCTCGTATGACGGTGGCTTTAAAGGCCTGCTAAACCTGGGCTTTGGTAAAAGTGCAACTTGGCTGCTTGGCCCGGCGTTCCTACCCCAACGGTCCCTGCCATAAGCACTGCTGTAGACATACCGGCTGTAAGGCCCAGAATACACCGTACTGTTCATCCGCTGCTGTCTGTCCGGCAGGCTTGGCCTGGATGGAATGAGCTCCCTGCCTTCGGTTCCGTCAGGCGACAGAACTCTTGGGAGCGATTGAGACTTTGCTTTAGTTCTTGGGTGAAAAAAACCTTCAGGCGTTCTCAGGCGATACGGGTCCTGTGTCCACCGATCCCCATCTCCCAGGCCTACAGCAGGCCTCCATTCCTCGGTGCCGAGGCTTTGGCACTTCCGCTCTCCCGTCACCCTGAGGTGTCCGGGGGCATCTGGGTCCCTCAGCCAGGAAATTTCCTCCCATAGCTGCTGCGCTTGCCTCTCGGCACGGAGTTCCTCCGCCGCTATCAGGgcctgtggtctccatgcaccGGCGGAGGCCCTCAGTTCCCTGCCGTCAGCATAGTCCAGAAGGATACTAAAGTCCTGTCCTCGCCTTCGCCAGTAGGAAATGTCCCTTTCGTCGTGACTCAGTGGCTCGGAATATGTCAAACTAGGAACGTCGTAGAACCTGAAAAGACAAAGAGTGCCGAGTTAGAGAAGAAGACGCAGCACTTCTGCGAACAATTTCACACTTCATACACCGTGCTATGTTCTGGAGGTCAATAAAAAGAAGATATTTGGGGTCAGACTGCGCAGGCATGGAGTGCAAACTTGCATTTATGAAGCAGTTAATAAAAGCACAGCATTGTTAAGAGGCAATCCACAGTGTTGGGTCTTGATGCTGGTGTTGTGTGTGTAAAACTCAGACGTGCGTGCTCTTGGAAACCGTCTCAGTCTGGGGCTGTTTGGCGGCTGCAACGGTAAATATCAAGATCAGAGGCTTTTAATTTGAGAAGATAAATCAGAGTTGAGGAGCATGAGATGTGAGCCATCACGTCTCCTGCTTTCCTCCCCTGTAGCCATAAATTCTTCCTCCAGCAGGATTTAGTTACACTCTTATTTTTATCTCGTAGGTGCGAGATCTGTCCGCTCTGCCAAAAACACAACTGCCACAGGAAAGGTACATCACCAGAGCCGCAACATCAGAATGGCTTTCGTGCAGGCGTCGATTTCATCTGCCAATTTCTTCAACCATCAAATGAAGCTATTTTGGAATCAACGGACCGTTAAATGTTGCATAAACACGTCTGTTCAAGAGCGACTGCCTATATACGTTTTTATAATCATTTATGATGGCTCCTTTGTTTGGTCATTGTTGATTCTctaaaagtgttttatttaaaaagcgtgaattttattttattttttgttaaaccATTTCCCCCTCTCAATAAGATGTCAATGTATTAATCTCATAATATTCTAATTTCTCCAAATATAGCAATAAATATAATTCTGATCAGTTACATTTCATACACAAATCAAATGTTATATCCTTACGTCTCTGGTGTTTATGTATCTATAGCGATATAATGGGGACCATCTATGACAAGAAGTAAACATACTATTACtgttaaacaataatgttttcattgaatttacaatattatttaaaaaaaattcaaccTCATTTtctgaatgtagccattagcacagtGATGCTTCTTTACAGGTGTTTTAAGTGGACATCATAAAGATTGTGTGTGACTTCATATATTTGGGGATTTTTGATTCAGTTTTGGCAATTTTATTGAGTCTAGATAAAAAACAATCGTAATTATGACCTAGTTTTTATGCTTGAAGTCAAAAGAAATTACACtaaaataacacattttcagcacacAAAACTGACATAGCAAACAACTTTTTTCATCCAGGTTTGCTGACACTTCCTGCCGGCGACTTTTTTAGGGTCACACATACGCCGCTCACACAGCGCCATCTATGTTTCTGTTTGAAAAATCTTCACTCGAATGATTCGCATACTGAGGATTGACCGagcagaaagtgaaagtaaaccttgttgtgtgttttatggATACAAATTTAGTCTATATCTCAAGAAAGTCAAATACTTCCCCATGGTTAAAAGgcccaaaatataaataaaaacaaactcatgACCTAAAGGGTTCAGAAAGACGCGGCCCAAGGGTCCATTCATGTTTTTTACTTGTGTAGTTCGGACAGTGAAGCCAGTGAGTCAGCATGCATTGTGTTAGCATGCTAATCAGGAGCTAAATCGTCGTCGTGCAGGGTGGGCCTAGCCTCAGCTTgagactcggagcagagctGCCTTTCAACAGGCTAAATAATTCTTCGCCGGCATGTACGTGCCTGTGGTGGACTGGagaactgtccagggtgtccctgagtagctgggacagactccagTTCCTGAATAGAGAATGATAATGATTATTTGTCagctggagggggaggggggtgaTGTCGTGGGGGGCGAGGGGGTGTCACGTGATGACTTTGTTGCCGTCTGCTAACAAAGCAATAACCAAAACTGTAACTGTTTCACTCAAAATGCAAAGCAAATAGCGTGATGATGGTCGTAATGCAAATGACTTCATGTTGAATTTTCCCTGCGGAGCAGTAAAGGTGAggggaaaatgtgaataaagGAAGGAGGACTGTTGCTCTGCAGATCcgctctgctcctcatctgagTCAATGGATCAGCGTCAGCagcggcagcggcagcagcagcagcagctactgtAGCGGGAGCAGCACACTTGCCCAGCAACATGCTGACATCACAGAGCACGTGCTGGGCGTGATTCGGTGTGATGCCAGTGTTTACAGTGGAGTGATTACGCGCCCGTCTTGAGGCGCTGGCTCGGGTGGGCTTCACACACTCAAGACTCGTGTTTGTCTGccaaagctgctgcagctcgGGAAGGAGGGGAAGTGAGGATGAGAAACCTGCGCACTGCAGACTTGCATGCAATGCCGAAGGGCCCCGGAGTGACTGTGGAGGAAGACTCACCCGCTGTCGGTCGCCAGAGAGTCTCCTAAAGTCTGACCGTCTCCTAGGATGCCCATGCCAACTTTCCTCTGGTTCCGTTCGCCGCTCTCGTTGTCGATGGCGGGGTAAGCCTTCAACAGGGCCGGCCTGTTGCCGTAGATCCCTCCGATGGAGGCCCCGCGCTCGGCCTCGTACCCGTTCAGGGTCCCTCGGGCGGGACCCCGGTTGTCCACCAGTTCACGCTGGCAGTCGGCGGGACGTTTGTCGTAAGGCGTGGCGGAGGGAGGGGCGCTCTTGGGCAGTTTGTATCCATGCGAGATGAGGAGGTCCTCCACGCTGTACATGGCGGTCTGTGGCTGGGCGCGAGGGCGAAGGTGGGAGTGTTGCCTTATGCGCTGTGACGCTGGTGGACGCTGGAGCTCGGCGGCTCAGCAGAGGCCATCACTGCGAGGAGAGAGAAGGCAAGGTCACACCTGAGCTGAGCCAAACCAGACACCACTTCCTGTCCCTCCCCCAGCACTGACAGCCTCACTTCTTCATGAAAGTCTGGAAGACACGGCAGCGCCGCTTGTAAAACGTCGGCGGCTTTTTGCAGACTCAAGCATTTTCACTGATCAGGTTCCTGACTTGCACGACGGCGACTCATGATTCATATCTTGTTCAGAGCGTGTCGCGCTGGACGTTAAGGCTGTTTAACGCCTCTGGATCGGATTCAGGAacagacttttatttattttccggATTCAATTACGTTGATGTTGATTCATGTCCGACATGTTTCCGAGCAGTCGTCCGTCCAAGTCCGACCCAACGTCCGACTCGCAGGCTCACCCGCCCCTCACCAGATCATAGACCGTCTTTGTGTCTCAACAAGTCTTTGTTATAGAAGAGAACTCCTCGCTTTTTACACCCACCGTTGGCTGGCAGATATGAAGGGACTGACTGGGACTTGGTCTTCCATATTCCTATTCCACGTCAGGAGTGTCAAAAGCCAAAACACATAACacaatatttatatgtatatatagatagatagatagatagatagatagatagatagatagatagatagacagatagatagatagatagatatagatagatagatagatatagatagatataggtagatatttcaacagtttcaacaacactttttttttaaagtcaaaataGAATCTATTATCTCCTGGAGGCTAACTTGCCTCAAAACAAGTTATCCTCCGTCGCCACCTACTGTAACAAACTTTCCCCCCTTATAAGTTCAACTTTCAACCAACCAGCTCAAACAGGTCTCGTAAAATGATTTTGGCGGCCTGCATTTTGCCCCCGGGCCTGGAGTTGGGCAACAGATGGACTACAGGGAAACCATATATAccaatatatatagatagatagatagataggtagatagagatagatagacagacagatagacagatcgatggatagatagatagatagatagatagacagacagacagatagacagatagatggatggatagatagatagatagatagatagatagatagatagatacagtaACAAACTTCACCCTCCTTATAAGTTCAATTTAAGCTCTCTGGTTCCCCGAAAAAATTTTTCCAAGCTCTCACAGGCCTCGTAAAATGATTTTGGCGGCCTGcctttggcccccaggcctcgaGTTGGACATCAAGATGGACTACAGGGAAACCAACCAGGATAGCGAGAACAAGTCCGGCAGAAACCTTTCACCAGATCAGGGACTCTAGGCAACTGTTATAAAAGGTGAACCATGGCTTCAGACCTCGAGATGCCACGACCTTACACCCTGTCAGAAGTGCAACCCCAAACTCTGACCTCCATCTTTCCACCGCGTCTTTGACTCTACAGAACACAGTATGTTGCGTCTAGATTTCCCTGTTTCTGTCGATGATTATTGTCCACCAGCGACAGCGGGACTGACTCCACACACAAGCTGACTCCAGACTTTCTTTGTCTCCGTCCGACGGCTCTTCTCCGTCAATAATCTGTTTTTAGGAAAAAGCTGAGAAGTCACTGCACCACGTCTGAGAGAAGCCCGATTCTGATGAACTGATCCGTTTTAATCCACCTGTGAGCTGTTGTCTGCGTTCATATTAGTGTAATAAGTTCAATTATGACTCTCTTTATTttggaagaaaagaaacagcGATTCTGGATAGTTGCTCAGATGAGAGCTGTTATTTGAAATTACGCATTTAATCTACTGAGTTTAGAATGTCTGAAATCCAGTCGAgtcctctgtgtctgtgttgacCTTTACACGACCTTCATTGCTATGCAATTTAAAAACGTATTTCCGCCAGCATAGCagtcaaaacattatgaccagtcaGTCAGCGAGTGACTCTTGACTCGATCCACTGTTTGcatagtaataacaataataataattcaaggAGATCtcagatgaaaatgtgaaacaagAATCACCTAAGAATGTAGCTtcacaaaaccaaataaataaaaatgagtaaatattaataataataatagtgttgTGGTGTCCAAAGCCAGGCCTGAGGGCCAATTGTGGTCTTTGATGTGATCTCACACGACCCCTCGCCTCAGGAAACTAGAGGATATCGCCGATAGGCTCACGTCACATCAGCTCTTCTTGACACTGATCCTGTCAGTCAGGATAAAGTTGCACTAAGTTGAGCTACCAAGTAGCAACGctaacaccaaaacaaagaatGTCCGGTAACAGTTCTCATCTTCGCATCATCAAATCTGTGGACGCTCCAAGAAAGCTAAACTTGTCAGGCACTCGAGAGCGTCAAACAATTTCCATGATTGAAGGATCACATGGTCATAGTGCTCAAGCTTCTGCAGCTCGTGGCGAATATGGAGTCAAAAATTAGGGGTGACCCACATCCGACCCACGGCAAACAATGATGGATGTAACTGGAGTTCTATGAATACGGACTTCACGATTGGTCATCCGCTCCGAGGGTCAATTCCGAAGCCTGTTAGAAGGCGGAGCATGTATGACCCCAGACTCACTATTCACCAGCGCAACTCGACGGCATGTTGAGGTTTaaaaagtcatgtttttttgcTAGTTCTGAATAAACGTGAAGAAGAAGTACGAGCCATTAAAGTTGTAGACTTTGCATAGCATCAATTTTTATCTAAATACATTCTGAACTTTTTAGAGTTGCTTGGAAAGCAGACACCGAAAACTTGACCACAGAAATTACGAcaggtataaaaaaaaaaaaacggtcgCCAAAATCCACTCGATTCAATTCAGTCTCTAATGATGAAAAGAAAGTCTCACAATGAAACCAACCGCCAGAAAAAATCTTCATGATAATGTTGCTAAATAACAGTTTGTCGTACATGTACGACGGGTGTTTTTCAAGTTGCTGAGCCACTGAATCACACATGAGAAAGGTGCTTCCTCATACAAGCCTTGGTTCTTTGCTCACTGGAGCCGACTCGTGGTGAAAACCACTCGGCTCTTGTCAAGGTTTTAAAATAATCCCCGTGTGatgaaagcaaatgaaacatcacatgTCCCGTCCCAAAAT includes:
- the LOC128770142 gene encoding junctional cadherin 5-associated protein; this encodes MYSVEDLLISHGYKLPKSAPPSATPYDKRPADCQRELVDNRGPARGTLNGYEAERGASIGGIYGNRPALLKAYPAIDNESGERNQRKVGMGILGDGQTLGDSLATDSGNWSLSQLLRDTLDSSPVHHRFYDVPSLTYSEPLSHDERDISYWRRRGQDFSILLDYADGRELRASAGAWRPQALIAAEELRAERQAQQLWEEISWLRDPDAPGHLRVTGERKCQSLGTEEWRPAVGLGDGDRWTQDPYRLRTPEGFFHPRTKAKSQSLPRVLSPDGTEGRELIPSRPSLPDRQQRMNSTVYSGPYSRYVYSSAYGRDRWGRNAGPSSQVALLPKPRFSRPLKPPSYEIHQQTRGSAEMLAIDQGFKQKDRSLYYHRGGELRHDYFAQQSLTGMEPPGYIPPPSYRRVPPPRAVSINRNEVVNLRWRSESMHMPSSDPGRWLSRQASSSWVGHYGDRGSTYRRQVHSGYDDVPSQPRSLPIEDIRAKQISGGPSGISLTDSDKIRNINKEIPSAKNLGQSTHDSAFPPQQGPAPVTDARKTAASEAENNLRWCNRGLTKKSDNVALEQSRSQFFPSSILGKPPPPPCKPAEQVASETAPEVTKVEPLEVQEKEREKEKEREKEKEKEKEKEKEKEKSKNLKKRLSETIFCLVSVPVTPQPTGTIIRDQNNNNEKSPDPADSPCDNKTGHLTNQSLQSTSSAEAELQALTGSFASSKTSSRASSKMFKKLPCRPPKINHYKELKLSGSWPANQYRDQETQTSPEAQDPASQNKEAQEEPLPAGTDVPPDPTAVGSAFTFPIKGVKSLKLSSNSAFSLTATFSSQLNKSTAQQPAVTPSGNVDEIQPAAISGQEAIEVPEFLLKPVSQRPWDAVKELETIKKEVQEQQQKQCNKQPSVDKCIEDLNEAYKDILELGTASNKVPSGSVQIPERIKIRLTSEPLNKPSSLRRSAVSWSVDPEYREVKSAFSRPATKSVTFSKQLREELPVPPRETGFREYRVMSHLSRRRSNDGRTVKLDLSDEPIETPLSDFSPTTNTAAAEVPWADRQPMQDASTLTSPPDYEDICQTLRRDPADPNKASTGSDGELLQDLGADLEEECPICKREMENQMRQGPLPPLHEENSSDSSVNQNGSPPQCGAIDTPTEDEKAQELRDLSLNQSGPESRSEPPSLAVGEGEASNTENPRLANPADGEAANQIPGSTGQDVPVEPAGTVEHCETATKEERGGGTGETERSGDTQEARGELLDRTRSEEVIRVPEKKPFLTPEHRVGVRTSLGRDHPGLPEFPPDRLPLSVPPTLDRRLSLSLEGERRSRGAAHRMEALQNKLAISPGRVAIENLARMREVDFMYRMRRLSIRSTDSGEGEVEGEGKDNGKEDSPSASQRDTENVEEVTRPQLVSPETMLQYKEPFFSEPHDPSRVKTL